One region of Vescimonas fastidiosa genomic DNA includes:
- a CDS encoding UDP-N-acetylmuramoyl-L-alanyl-D-glutamate--2,6-diaminopimelate ligase, producing MRLRELLHGVEVIRQNVPESLEITGVFCDSRETEKDSVFVAIPGNRCDGGDYALEALKRGAAAVACQGKPPENLPRGAPLILVPDARKALAHLACNWYGNPAKSLKLIGVTGTNGKTTTTYLIKHILEATGEKTGLIGTVENRAGEERFPARRTTPNALEIQKILGKMVTNRCKFGVMEVSSHALLQDRTENIPFTVGVFTNLTEDHLDYHKTMEHYCDAKAKLFRHCRTAACNGDDPWRQRILAGSRCPVLLYGLGEEADLRGEDIRLFSRGVEFTVRENEKRIPVQVGVPGRFSVYNTLGAMAACRLLGISAETCAQALRTFPGVKGRMEVVPTPGKPYTLLIDYAHTPDALENVLQTARGFARGRVIAVFGCGGDREKEKRPRMGQAVARLADFAVVTSDNPRTEDPEAIIRDILPGMAAAAGRYAVEPDRRKAIALAMEQGRAGDVILLCGKGHETYQEIGNETRPMDEREIVRSLL from the coding sequence GTGCGCCTGCGGGAGCTGCTGCACGGAGTGGAGGTCATCAGGCAAAATGTGCCGGAAAGCCTTGAAATTACAGGGGTTTTCTGTGATTCCAGGGAGACGGAAAAGGACAGCGTTTTTGTGGCGATCCCTGGAAACCGCTGCGACGGCGGGGACTATGCTCTTGAGGCTCTGAAAAGGGGCGCGGCGGCGGTGGCCTGCCAGGGAAAACCGCCGGAAAATCTGCCCCGGGGCGCACCGCTCATTCTGGTGCCCGATGCCCGGAAGGCCTTGGCTCACCTTGCCTGCAACTGGTACGGAAATCCCGCCAAAAGCCTGAAGCTTATAGGCGTTACGGGCACCAACGGAAAGACCACGACAACTTATCTGATAAAGCATATTTTAGAGGCGACGGGGGAGAAAACCGGGCTTATCGGCACTGTGGAAAACCGGGCCGGAGAGGAGCGTTTTCCCGCCCGGAGGACCACGCCAAACGCCCTGGAAATTCAAAAAATCCTGGGGAAAATGGTGACAAATCGGTGCAAATTCGGTGTCATGGAGGTGTCATCTCATGCGCTTTTACAGGACAGAACGGAGAACATTCCCTTCACCGTCGGGGTGTTTACCAACCTGACGGAGGACCACCTGGATTACCACAAAACTATGGAGCACTATTGCGACGCCAAGGCGAAATTGTTTCGCCATTGCCGCACGGCGGCGTGCAACGGAGACGACCCCTGGCGACAGCGGATTTTAGCCGGGTCCCGCTGCCCGGTGCTGCTGTACGGACTGGGGGAGGAAGCAGACCTCCGGGGCGAGGACATCCGGCTTTTCAGCCGGGGGGTGGAATTCACCGTCCGGGAAAACGAAAAAAGAATCCCCGTGCAGGTGGGTGTGCCGGGGCGGTTTTCGGTGTATAATACCCTGGGGGCCATGGCAGCGTGCCGGCTGCTGGGGATCTCGGCGGAGACCTGCGCCCAGGCCCTGCGGACCTTTCCCGGGGTCAAGGGCCGCATGGAGGTGGTACCCACACCGGGAAAGCCCTATACCCTCCTCATAGATTACGCCCACACACCGGACGCTCTGGAAAATGTGCTGCAAACGGCCCGGGGGTTTGCCCGGGGCCGGGTCATCGCCGTATTCGGCTGCGGCGGGGACCGGGAAAAGGAAAAGCGCCCCCGGATGGGGCAGGCGGTGGCGAGACTTGCGGACTTCGCTGTGGTCACAAGCGACAATCCCCGCACCGAGGACCCGGAGGCCATTATCCGGGACATTCTGCCGGGCATGGCAGCGGCGGCGGGGCGGTATGCGGTGGAGCCGGACCGGAGAAAAGCCATTGCTCTGGCCATGGAGCAGGGCCGGGCGGGAGATGTGATCCTCCTGTGCGGCAAAGGACACGAGACTTACCAGGAGATCGGAAACGAAACTCGCCCTATGGATGAGCGGGAGATCGTTCGGTCCCTGCTGTGA
- the mraY gene encoding phospho-N-acetylmuramoyl-pentapeptide-transferase has translation MILQVILACVICFAITALAGKLLIPELVKLKAGQSIKEIGPTWHMTKQGTPTMGGLMFIIGIGVTVVALGWRGMAQGDFTHIYVYLFALVFGVIGYIDDYQKVKHHHNTGLTAIQKFLLQLAAAVAFLCLLRYEGHLSPNLYIPFFNTYVVLNWVVYMVLAAFIIVGTVNAVNITDGLDGLSSSVTVPVAIFFAVMGIVWKQFPQLGIFGGAMVGGLFGFLLYNHYPAKVFMGDTGSLFLGGAVAALAFAYDMPLVLIPVGIVYICETLSDILQVGYFKLTHGKRIFKMAPLHHHFEMCGWKETKIVAVFTTVSAIFCVLAYLGVMNRFAY, from the coding sequence ATGATCCTGCAAGTGATTTTAGCCTGCGTTATCTGCTTTGCCATTACGGCTCTGGCCGGAAAGCTGCTGATCCCGGAGTTGGTGAAGCTGAAGGCGGGGCAGAGCATCAAGGAGATCGGCCCCACCTGGCACATGACCAAGCAGGGCACGCCTACCATGGGCGGGCTTATGTTCATCATCGGCATCGGCGTCACGGTGGTGGCGCTGGGCTGGAGGGGCATGGCGCAGGGGGATTTCACCCACATCTATGTGTATCTGTTTGCCCTGGTGTTCGGCGTTATCGGCTACATTGACGACTATCAGAAGGTGAAGCACCACCACAATACCGGGCTTACGGCCATTCAGAAATTCCTTTTGCAGCTGGCGGCGGCGGTGGCCTTTTTGTGCCTGCTGCGCTATGAGGGACATCTGAGCCCCAACCTGTACATCCCGTTTTTCAACACCTATGTGGTGCTGAACTGGGTGGTGTACATGGTGCTGGCGGCCTTTATCATCGTGGGTACGGTGAACGCGGTGAACATCACCGACGGGCTGGACGGCCTGTCCTCCAGCGTCACCGTTCCTGTGGCGATTTTCTTCGCGGTGATGGGCATTGTGTGGAAGCAGTTTCCCCAGCTGGGCATCTTCGGCGGGGCTATGGTAGGGGGCCTTTTTGGCTTTTTGCTCTACAATCACTACCCGGCCAAGGTGTTTATGGGAGACACCGGATCCCTGTTTTTAGGGGGAGCGGTGGCGGCCCTGGCCTTTGCCTATGATATGCCCCTGGTGCTGATCCCCGTGGGCATCGTGTATATCTGTGAGACCCTGTCGGACATTTTGCAGGTGGGCTACTTCAAGCTGACCCACGGCAAGCGCATTTTCAAAATGGCGCCGCTGCACCATCACTTTGAGATGTGCGGGTGGAAGGAGACCAAGATCGTGGCGGTATTCACTACGGTCAGCGCCATCTTCTGTGTGCTGGCCTATCTGGGTGTGATGAATCGGTTTGCATATTAA